The Huiozyma naganishii CBS 8797 chromosome 1, complete genome genome window below encodes:
- the BMT5 gene encoding 25S rRNA (uracil2634-N3)-methyltransferase (similar to Saccharomyces cerevisiae YIL096C; ancestral locus Anc_2.280), translating into MNHKAQASQASAIKIKQQNKLKAKKQYSKKTMEQQKAQKQREASFIPFDKESTLLLVGEGDFSFAKSIVEKGYLLPENLIATSFDASITELKLKYPNSFEENYQYLVDAGVKIFFQIDATNLIRSFKLSKHTPWKKQLGKEWAHKFLNNIMFNFPHTGKGVKDQDRNIRDHQELVFGYFDSAKQLFNLVNSYIKQAKTTHTQGYDLGEQTNGKGTGLDDICGKIIISTFSGEPYSSWEIKTLAKDNDLQLDRSCKFEWSNYSSYHHKRTNSEQDTTKPAEMRDARIYIFKEYDRTRKTTSRTKEDRD; encoded by the coding sequence ATGAACCACAAGGCCCAAGCGAGTCAGGCGAGTGCCATTAAGATCAAACAGCAGAACAAGCTGAAGGCGAAGAAGCAATACTCTAAAAAGACAATGGAGCAACAGAAGGCGCAGAAGCAGAGGGAGGCCTCATTTATCCCGTTTGACAAGGAATCGACTCTCTTGCTCGTGGGTGAAGGTGATTTTTCCTTCGCGAAGTCCATTGTCGAGAAGGGTTATCTTTTACCGGAGAACCTGATCGCCACCAGTTTTGATGCCTCCATCACAGAACTGAAACTGAAATATCCAAACAGTTTTGAGGAGAACTACCAGTACTTGGTGGATGCTGGGGTCAAGATattcttccaaattgaCGCTACCAATCTAATCCGCAGTTTCAAATTGTCCAAACATACACCATGGAAGAAACAATTGGGGAAAGAATGGGCGcacaagttcttgaacaacatcaTGTTCAACTTCCCTCACACAGGGAAAGGTGTCAAAGACCAGGACAGGAATATCAGAGACCACCAGGAATTGGTTTTCGGGTACTTTGATAGTGCGAaacaactgttcaacttggtGAACTCATATATCAAGCAGGCAAAgaccacacacacacaagGTTATGATCTGGGGGAACAGACAAACGGGAAAGGTACAGGTCTCGACGACATCTGCGGGAAAATCATAATCTCGACGTTCAGCGGTGAACCGTACAGTTCGTGGGAGATTAAGACGCTGGCTAAGGACAATGACTTGCAACTGGACAGGTCGTGCAAGTTTGAATGGTCGAATTATTCTTCGTACCACCACAAGCGGACGAACAGTGAACAAGACACGACTAAACCTGCTGAAATGAGAGATGCGAGAATCtacattttcaaagaatacGACAGGACAAGGAAGACTACCTCCCGTACAAAAGAAGATAGAGACTAG
- the YIM1 gene encoding Yim1p (similar to Saccharomyces cerevisiae YIM1 (YMR152W); ancestral locus Anc_2.373), with protein sequence MSATVTQKSVTFVNNSTPAAITTRELNLDTCYSDTELVVKVHSVALNPIDFFVHDFCSPWVSGSGLETYSRDFSGEVVRKGAKVNPKWNVGDHINGNYQHLLGERGAMTNYLILNPQKQLSLSHMQHFKDNIGEWTQWDLCASYPLVFGTAYAVLFHKKQAWTPESRILVNGASTAVSQCLIQICKSRLGIRSVVGTCSSSSVEYNKKAGFDVLIPYDQPGKMDKIREYVKEHGKFDLIFDSVGTSEYYPVIQELLKPIGEHSYYNTIAGDGKLKYQRSEQHYKDIIPYKDAIRIFNPWRKFNFSHSFCANESGAMELASIMIQKGQFTPVIDSAFSFKDFQKAIDRLKTNKAKGKVLVRVCED encoded by the coding sequence ATGTCCGCCACTGTGACACAGAAGTCAGTCACCTTCGTAAACAACTCAACCCCAGCTGCTATCACCACGCGGGAGCTCAACCTGGACACCTGCTACTCAGACACAGAGCTTGTCGTGAAAGTCCACTCCGTCGCCCTCAACCCAATCGATTTCTTCGTCCACGACTTCTGTAGTCCCTGGGTCTCAGGGTCAGGGTTGGAGACTTACTCGAGGGATTTTTCAGGGGAAGTGGTAAGGAAGGGTGCCAAAGTAAACCCAAAATGGAACGTGGGGGACCACATTAACGGGAACTACCAGCATCTACTCGGCGAAAGGGGTGCCATGACGAATTACCTGATCTTGAACCCGCAGAAACAACTCTCGCTGTCACACATGCAACACTTCAAAGATAACATAGGGGAATGGACCCAGTGGGACTTGTGTGCATCGTACCCGCTCGTGTTTGGGACCGCGTACGCGGTGCTCTTCCACAAGAAGCAGGCATGGACACCGGAATCCCGGATCCTCGTGAACGGCGCCTCCACTGCCGTGTCCCAGTGTCTGATCCAGATCTGCAAGAGCAGACTAGGGATCCGCAGTGTGGTGGGGACTTGTTCGTCCAGTTCCGTCGAGTACAACAAGAAAGCCGGGTTCGACGTGCTGATCCCGTACGACCAGCCGGGGAAGATGGACAAGATCCGCGAGTACGTCAAGGAGCACGGCAAGTTCGACCTCATCTTCGACTCCGTGGGCACCTCGGAGTACTACCCAGTGATCCAAGAGCTGTTGAAACCCATCGGTGAACACTCGTACTACAACACGATCGCGGGGGACGGGAAATTGAAGTACCAGCGCAGCGAACAGCACTACAAGGATATCATCCCTTACAAAGATGCGATCCGTATCTTCAACCCATGGAGGAAATTCAACTTCTCTCACTCGTTTTGCGCGAACGAGTCTGGGGCCATGGAATTGGCAAGCATCATGATCCAGAAGGGACAATTCACTCCCGTGATCGATTCTGCgttctctttcaaagacttCCAGAAAGCTATCGACCGTCTCAAGACCAACAAGGCCAAGGGTAAGGTCCTTGTGAGAGTGTGCGAGGATTAG
- the CAB2 gene encoding phosphopantothenate--cysteine ligase CAB2 (similar to Saccharomyces cerevisiae YIL083C; ancestral locus Anc_2.305), producing the protein MPPTPKRHLYHTSTTDLSHAIDRSIDESIFPVAYTEEEENFFLSNPKPSYLSYLIEDVKQFLSHQRSMKRDKVVLVTSGGTTVPLENNTVRFVDNFSAGTRGACSAEYFLKHGYSVIFLHREFSLVPFDRLFQHNNLDNNNFLDFFDSEGNLNTEYKKTVLKNKRLYEQYLKVEQTLLMLPFTTVNQYLWSLKSISQLMDQRSSLFYLAAAVSDFYIPYSRLPKHKIQSRDYKLKTEDDAANGNGAAQQQSTTTTEDGRLIVSMDPVPKFLRRLVESWAPNAMLVSFKLETDPSILLQKAQLSLEKYQHQLVIGNLLQTRKREVLFVAPELQEGQWIKLDSDYADLEEVIVKEVSKHHDKWIKSGKV; encoded by the coding sequence ATGCCACCAACACCAAAAAGACACCTATATCACACGTCCACTACAGACCTATCGCATGCGATCGATAGGTCTATAGACGAGAGTATTTTCCCCGTGGCGTACacggaggaggaggagaactTCTTTCTGTCGAACCCGAAACCTTCGTACCTCTCGTATCTGATCGAGGACGtcaaacagtttttgaGCCACCAAAGGAGTATGAAGAGGGACaaagttgttcttgttACTTCAGGGGGCACAACGGTCCCGCTGGAGAACAACACTGTCCGGTTTGTCGATAATTTCTCTGCTGGGACAAGAGGCGCATGTTCTGCAGaatatttcttgaaacaCGGGTACAGTGTTATTTTCTTACACAGAGAGTTCTCCCTTGTGCCCTTTGACAGGTTGTTCCAGCACAACAACTTGGATAATAACAATTTCCTGGACTTCTTCGACAGCGAGGGGAATCTGAACACGGAGTACAAGAAAACGGTcctgaagaacaagaggTTGTACGAACAGTACCTGAAAGTGGAACAGACGCTGTTGATGCTCCCCTTCACGACGGTAAACCAATATCTGTGGTCTCTGAAGAGCATCAGCCAGCTTATGGACCAAAGAAGTAGCCTGTTCTACCTGGCGGCCGCTGTGAGCGATTTTTACATTCCGTATTCGAGATTGCCAAAGCACAAGATACAGTCTAGAGACTACAAACTGAAGACGGAAGACGATGCGGCAAATGGGAACGGCGCAGCTCAACAACAGAGCACCACGACCACTGAAGATGGGAGACTGATAGTCAGCATGGACCCTGTACCCAAATTCTTGCGGCGACTCGTCGAATCATGGGCCCCGAATGCGATGCTCGTGTCGTTTAAGCTCGAGACAGACCCGTCCATACTGCTACAGAAGGCGCAGCTGTCCCTGGAGAAGTACCAGCACCAACTAGTCATCGGAAATCTGCTGCAAACCAGGAAACGGGAAGTCCTGTTCGTCGCTCCGGAGCTGCAGGAAGGACAGTGGATAAAGCTGGACTCGGACTACGCGGACCTCGAAGAGGTCATTGTGAAAGAAGTCTCGAAACACCACGACAAATGGATTAAGAGTGGTAAAGTATGA
- the SDS3 gene encoding Sds3p (similar to Saccharomyces cerevisiae SDS3 (YIL084C); ancestral locus Anc_2.301) — MTSRMKEALKKDTSRKDKRRYNLENRVSKITSSFFQEKDLHYKDRLTSLQTSLTTLHQGTNPLYLRNLHDIEEERDLELVRLRLYEEYRVYRSGIEFQEDIEKAKQDHEKLVKLCKERLYFKVEQKIKKLQEERLLMDVANMHSYSMDYSRPLIYQKNTRSHTANNNGVWESSSNELNKDAGFGSATDTATGTERRSLRRRLHMQEGNKSGTDMDNAGTNGGYYSSTVNGGVATGDYTEDSDSRARYSTAGNGGTGSGSGNRGRANAGAKGSKSKLAGQNGDTQSDTEFLQGISDHADLQTLLFGEKEAKSSSSSANGGGKKKHRINPRYSTKPAPPLTSLTMDEVTEDIAVIKQLTNQPPGPFKVRTE; from the coding sequence ATGACGTCAAGGATGAAGgaagctttgaagaaagataCTTCCCGTAAGGATAAGAGACGGTACAACCTGGAAAATAGAGTGAGTAAGATTACGAGCAGTTTTTTCCAGGAGAAGGACCTGCATTACAAAGACCGGCTCACTTCGTTGCAGACGAGTCTTACCACCCTGCATCAGGGCACCAACCCGCTATATCTGAGAAACCTGCACGATATCGAGGAGGAGAGGGACTTGGAGCTGGTACGGTTGCGACTGTACGAGGAGTACCGTGTGTACCGTTCCGGAATTGAGTTTCAGGAGGACATAGAGAAGGCAAAACAGGATCATGAGAAGCTGGTCAAGTTGTGCAAGGAGAGGTTGTATTTCAAAGTTGAacagaagatcaagaagcTTCAAGAGGAGCGGTTGCTCATGGATGTCGCGAACATGCACTCCTACTCGATGGACTACAGCAGACCGCTGATATACCAGAAGAACACGCGGTCGCACACGgcaaacaacaacggtGTTTGGGAATCGTCGTCGAACGAGCTCAACAAGGATGCCGGGTTTGGAAGCGCTACAGACACTGCTACAGGTACAGAGAGGAGGTCACTTCGGAGAAGACTGCATATGCAGGAGGGGAACAAGAGCGGCACGGATATGGACAACGCGGGTACTAACGGGGGATACTACAGTAGTACCGTCAACGGTGGAGTTGCAACGGGGGACTACACCGAGGATTCAGACTCTAGAGCGAGATACTCAACTGCAGGGAACGGCGGTACTGGTTCTGGGTCCGGCAACAGAGGGCGCGCAAACGCTGGTGCGAAGGGGAGCAAATCCAAATTGGCTGGACAGAATGGTGACACACAATCTGATACTGAATTTTTGCAGGGAATAAGTGACCACGCCGATCTACAAACACTGTTATTCGGTGAGAAGGAGGCGAAAAGCTCGAGTAGCTCGGCCAATGGGGGCGGTAAGAAGAAGCACAGAATAAATCCGCGGTACTCCACGAAACCGGCACCACCGCTCACCTCGCTCACCATGGATGAGGTCACTGAGGACATCGCAGTTATCAAACAGCTCACAAATCAGCCACCAGGCCCCTTCAAGGTACGAACTGAGTGA
- the IDH1 gene encoding isocitrate dehydrogenase (NAD(+)) IDH1 (similar to Saccharomyces cerevisiae IDH1 (YNL037C); ancestral locus Anc_2.278): MLRRLVSKRSLATLPETLFPNKYGGRYTVTLLPGDGVGKECTDSVVSVFNAENIPIDWEIVNISGLDHKEGVAAAVQSLRRNKIGLKGLWHTSNADQSGHGSLNVAFRKQLDIYANVAVFKSLKGVKTMIPDVDLVVIRENTEGEFSGLEHESVEGVVESLKVTTLPKTERIARFAFNYAQKNGRKAVCAVHKANIMKLGDGLFRNTVTSIGEKEYPDIETSSIIVDNASMQAVAKPHQFDVLVTPSMYGTIIGNIGAALIGGPGLVAGANFGREYAVFEPGSRHVGLDIKGQNIANPTAMLLSSALMLNHLGLTKSGKRISDAVREVIAEGDVRTKDIGGDATTTEFTQAVIEKLSQTPW; encoded by the coding sequence ATGCTTAGAAGACTAGTATCAAAGAGAAGCCTCGCTACATTGCCAGAGACTTTATTCCCCAACAAGTACGGTGGACGGTACACGGTCACTTTGCTTCCAGGGGACGGTGTAGGGAAGGAGTGTACGGACTCCGTTGTATCCGTGTTCAACGCGGAGAATATCCCCATCGACTGGGAAATCGTGAACATCTCAGGGCTAGACCACAAGGAAGgtgttgctgctgccgtGCAGTCGCTTCGCAGGAACAAGATCGGTCTGAAGGGCCTGTGGCACACGAGCAACGCAGACCAGTCCGGTCACGGATCCCTCAACGTTGCGTTCAGGAAGCAACTCGACATTTACGCTAACGTCGCCGTGTTCAAGTCCCTGAAGGGTGTCAAGACGATGATCCCAGATGTTGACTTAGTTGTCATCAGGGAGAACACGGAGGGGGAGTTCTCAGGGCTGGAGCACGAATCCGTAGAAGGTGTCGTCGAGTCCCTGAAAGTGACCACGTTGCCCAAAACGGAACGGATTGCTAGGTTTGCTTTCAACTACGCTCAAAAGAACGGCAGGAAGGCAGTCTGCGCGGTGCACAAGGCTAACATCATGAAACTAGGTGATGGGCTGTTCAGAAACACGGTCACCAGCATCGGTGAGAAGGAATACCCTGACATCGAAACGTCGTCGATCATCGTTGATAACGCATCGATGCAAGCGGTTGCAAAACCACACCAGTTCGACGTCCTCGTCACTCCATCTATGTACGGGACCATCATCGGGAACATCGGTGCTGCTCTGATCGGTGGGCCAGGGCTAGTCGCCGGTGCCAACTTCGGCAGAGAGTATGCCGTGTTCGAACCGGGTTCCAGACACGTAGGGCTGGATATCAAGGGCCAGAACATCGCTAACCCAACGGCCATGCTGCTCTCCTCAGCTCTGATGTTGAACCACCTAGGGTTGACCAAATCCGGGAAGAGAATCTCGGACGCTGTGCGCGAAGTGATTGCCGAGGGAGACGTTAGAACGAAGGATATTGGCGGTGATGCTACGACTACTGAGTTCACCCAAGCCGTCATTGAGAAATTGTCTCAGACACCTTGGTAA
- the FMC1 gene encoding Fmc1p (similar to Saccharomyces cerevisiae FMC1 (YIL098C); ancestral locus Anc_2.277), translating into MDQKQHMYRGIVRCLVRGQRRALDGRLQLEQQRARIIALSRGTARGEPTRDTTPRGSRTHFFLPAKETSQLRGLVASAPADHVADVLRFLTHQQQYESLKERYTTSQMSQVERVAKTANRVGLSVPETQPPTSRH; encoded by the coding sequence ATGGATCAAAAACAACACATGTACCGTGGTATTGTGCGGTGTCTAGTGCGTGGCCAGCGGCGTGCCCTCGACGGTCGCTTACAATTGGAACAACAGCGGGCCCGCATTATCGCCCTGTCACGTGGCACCGCCCGTGGCGAGCCAACCCGCGACACCACACCGAGAGGCAGCAGAACCCACTTCTTCCTCCCCGCGAAAGAGACTTCCCAGCTCCGCGGGCTCGTCGCCTCCGCACCCGCGGACCACGTGGCGGACGTATTGCGGTTTCTGACtcaccaacagcagtacGAGtccttgaaggagaggTACACTACGTCACAGATGTCGCAAGTGGAGCGTGTTGCCAAGACCGCCAATAGAGTTGGTTTATCGGTCCCTGAAACACAGCCGCCAACCTCGAGACACTAG
- the NUP53 gene encoding FG-nucleoporin NUP53 (similar to Saccharomyces cerevisiae ASM4 (YDL088C) and NUP53 (YMR153W); ancestral locus Anc_2.369) yields MQDANNRFANVAVLSTQQPLQQQQHSQQSQHQMQQGQGTQQENTFILGMQTIPNSMSFNTQPLQQQEQKDPAWFNNPRKRTIPQSIVKRSLRSSGDGDAASAMAGTGKTDTANAAGFSSVTFGSRKQHSGHDATPNQSLKNTFNPEAILNDTGDVPPTLSILDWQREEEGSSGARGDVSTMLPDKSYLDGNQLTSFWSSPAPHEQQHTGTPRSVFGKDSGSNNKSGGIFGGKKDSKGLSQKENATGVAPSTATDGESASGETRTLGMTKESYESSVIVFGYPESISNRIIEHFSHFGNILEDFEVLRSPSGVDIANLKRGGKENVKARKYPIYTGDGWVKLTYDSEASALRALQENGTVQGGAPIGCIPYSKKTVEQLASCKIEASDNIGEMPSIAAVIPHQQPQSQQQQNSNSVLNQRGDTTERKAQGDNGSTFPSRVNATQNCLPFTKKLTVKDGKSLFLHNTDDNKYHFLQNLEDRLRQQDSNSKQQQTGVVHALSNWLFGWNDL; encoded by the coding sequence ATGCAAGATGCTAACAACAGGTTCGCCAACGTGGCTGTTCTCTCCACACAGCAGCCCctccaacagcagcaacacTCACAGCAGTCGCAGCACCAGATGCAGCAGGGACAGGGCACACAGCAGGAGAACACCTTCATTCTAGGGATGCAAACGATCCCCAACAGTATGTCCTTTAACACGCAACCTTTGCAACAGCAGGAGCAAAAGGACCCGGCGTGGTTCAATAATCCACGGAAGAGGACAATCCCTCAGAGTATAGTGAAGAGGTCGCTTAGGTCTTCGGGCGATGGGGATGCGGCGTCCGCAATGGCAGGTACGGGGAAGACGGACACGGCGAACGCAGCAGGGTTCAGCAGCGTCACTTTTGGCTCTAGGAAACAGCACAGCGGGCACGATGCGACGCCTAATCAGTCTCTCAAAAACACGTTCAATCCAGAGGCCATACTCAACGACACGGGGGACGTGCCTCCTACGCTGTCGATCCTCGATTGGCAACGCGAGGAGGAAGGGTCCAGTGGGGCAAGGGGAGATGTCTCCACGATGCTGCCAGACAAAAGCTATCTTGATGGGAACCAGTTGACCAGTTTTTGGTCATCTCCTGCGCCGCATGAACAACAGCATACGGGGACCCCACGCAGCGTGTTTGGCAAGGACAGCGGTTCAAATAATAAGAGCGGTGGGATATTTGGAGGTAAGAAGGATTCCAAGGGACTCTCACAGAAAGAGAATGCAACAGGGGTAGCGCCATCGACGGCAACAGATGGGGAGTCTGCCTCGGGTGAAACGAGAACCTTGGGAATGACAAAGGAATCTTACGAGAGCTCAGTAATAGTGTTTGGGTATCCAGAGTCCATTTCAAATCGCATTATTGAGCATTTCTCTCACTTTGGGAACATCttggaagattttgaagtacttAGAAGCCCCTCGGGTGTGGATATCGCGAACCTGAAGCGCGGCGGTAAAGAAAACGTCAAGGCCAGAAAATACCCTATATACACAGGGGACGGGTGGGTGAAGCTCACATACGACTCGGAGGCATCTGCACTACGTGCGCTACAGGAGAACGGGACCGTTCAGGGTGGGGCCCCGATAGGATGCATCCCATACAGTAAGAAAACAGTGGAACAGTTGGCCTCGTGTAAGATCGAAGCAAGTGATAACATTGGGGAGATGCCATCGATAGCGGCGGTCATTCCACACCAGCAACCTCAatcacagcaacaacaaaactCGAATTCAGTACTGAATCAACGCGGTGATACAACGGAGAGGAAAGCACAGGGAGATAACGGTAGCACATTCCCATCTCGTGTCAATGCTACACAAAATTGTCTCCCGTTCACCAAGAAGTTGACAGTCAAGGATGGCAAGTCACTGTTCCTGCATAATACAGATGACAACAAGTATCACTTCCTTCAGAATTTGGAGGACAGATTACGCCAGCAAGACTCCAACTCgaaacaacagcaaacaGGCGTTGTTCACGCTTTGAGCAACTGGTTGTTCGGTTGGAACGACCTGTGA
- the FYV10 gene encoding glucose-induced degradation complex subunit FYV10 (similar to Saccharomyces cerevisiae FYV10 (YIL097W); ancestral locus Anc_2.279) produces MQLINEPDTDFHLKLNEQLFHIPYVMLQRNYKRWNECLHTEESLLADELAQFNALMNYKDLNNDKQAVSVLTKLIKRIDAFEKRIEKIATHEMELLDRIDHRIKFFKLLQQTKTENDRSGLLQWYQQYTNLLICDYLTRNSPLPQNNEMNPGESFLLQHHLDKLLDHRVLVNANKISKELTEHHDLTALLNWVKENNAHLGQRHSQLEFKARFQEYIDVLKSGHHAKAIECLQSHLLKFMSSNSKEIQTACGLIVYIDTCAELLRTDEQQDNSSADLSKEYLHRFTTHVSKNKSAAYQHFFRCDSPFESQSSFAKTSLNSLDTMASFFNSTNLSEYMDLLKEERWQQLNELFLDEYYSLYGISKDDPLLIYLSLGISTLKTHACLEHIGDSSGSHSILDTTLHQQEHLNPCPVCSENFAPLAKDLPYAHHTESKLFDNPVMLPNGNVYDLKKLEQLAQKLRRKKIFPLQEYEILDPIDKEVYSKSDYITMYPT; encoded by the coding sequence ATGCAATTAATAAATGAACCAGATACAGACTTCCACTTGAAGTTGAATGAGCAACTGTTCCACATCCCATACGTCATGTTGCAGAGAAACTATAAGCGATGGAACGAGTGTCTGCACACGGAGGAATCTCTCCTTGCAGATGAGCTGGCACAGTTCAATGCTTTGATGAACTACAAGGACCTGAACAACGACAAACAGGCCGTATCCGTTCTGACCAAACTCATCAAACGCATAGACGCATTCGAAAAACGTATAGAGAAGATCGCAACCCATGAGATGGAACTTTTGGATAGGATAGACCACAGgatcaagtttttcaaattaCTACAGCAGACCAAGACGGAGAACGACAGATCAGGACTCTTGCAATGGTATCAACAGTATACGAACTTGCTGATATGCGACTATCTGACAAGGAACAGCCCCCTTCCACAAAATAATGAAATGAATCCCGGAGAGAGTTTCCTATTGCAACACCACCTCGACAAATTGTTGGATCATAGAGTTCTTGTCAACGCAAACAAGATATCCAAAGAGTTGACAGAGCACCACGACCTGACAGCTTTACTAAACTGGGTGAAGGAAAACAACGCACATCTGGGACAGCGACATTCGCAGTTAGAATTCAAGGCTAGGTTTCAAGAGTACATTGACGTTTTGAAATCGGGCCACCATGCGAAGGCGATAGAATGCTTGCAGTCCCATCTGCTGAAATTCATGTCGTCCAACAGTAAAGAGATACAGACTGCTTGTGGGTTGATAGTTTATATAGACACTTGTGCTGAGCTGTTACGCACTGACGAACAACAGGACAACTCATCCGCGGACCTTTCAAAGGAATACCTTCACAGATTTACTACCCatgtttcaaaaaataaaagtgCAGCATACCAGCACTTCTTTAGATGTGATTCACCCTTTGAATCGCAGAGTTCGTTTGCGAAAACATCCTTGAATAGTCTCGACACAATGGCGAGTTTTTTCAACTCGACAAACCTCTCAGAGTACATGGACCTCTTGAAGGAAGAAAGGTGGCAGCAACTTAACGAGTTGTTTTTGGATGAGTACTATTCCCTCTACGGGATATCAAAGGATGACCCCCTGCTGATATACTTATCTCTTGGAATTTCGACGTTAAAGACCCACGCGTGCTTAGAGCACATTGGTGACTCTTCCGGGAGTCACAGTATCCTCGATACGACTTTACATCAACAGGAACACCTGAACCCTTGCCCTGTATGCTCGGAAAATTTTGCACCCTTAGCAAAGGATTTACCGTATGCCCATCACACAGAATCCAAGTTATTTGACAACCCAGTTATGTTACCGAACGGGAACGTCTacgacttgaagaagttggaaCAACTGGCGCAAAAGCTGCggaggaagaaaatattcccTCTACAGGAGTACGAGATACTGGATCCAATTGACAAGGAGGTATATTCAAAATCCGATTATATCACTATGTACCCAACGTAA
- the NCE103 gene encoding carbonate dehydratase NCE103 (similar to Saccharomyces cerevisiae NCE103 (YNL036W); ancestral locus Anc_2.275), giving the protein MGKDITANLFPQTYNGEHPLLAHNEQWVQATKQENSKVFTPLAVAKHNPHTFFLGCSDARYNESCLGFKQGDVFTVKTVANVFQENDLSTQAALEYAVHCLGVKDIVVCGHTDCGGINTCILGQRQALEKPSQQCGTLYKYLEDIQELFDGVHNLAGEEETDLLALGKKLAILNVKRQIAKLQELPTMKSAGPEINFYGLIYNVDTGLVDKIELDDTVANKQI; this is encoded by the coding sequence ATGGGGAAAGATATTACTGCTAACCTATTTCCACAAACTTACAACGGGGAACATCCTTTGCTGGCGCACAACGAACAATGGGTTCAAGCAACGAAGCAAGAGAACTCTAAAGTGTTTACGCCGCTGGCTGTTGCGAAACATAACCCACATACATTCTTTCTCGGGTGTTCTGACGCTCGGTACAACGAGTCCTGTCTTGGCTTCAAACAAGGTGACGTTTTCACGGTGAAGACAGTGGCAAATGTGTTCCAGGAGAATGATTTGTCTACACAGGCCGCGTTGGAGTACGCAGTACACTGTCTTGGTGTCAAGGATATAGTCGTTTGTGGGCACACAGACTGTGGCGGGATAAACACTTGCATATTGGGACAGAGACAAGCTCTCGAGAAACCTAGTCAGCAGTGTGGTACCCTCTACAAATACTTGGAAGATATACAAGAGTTGTTCGATGGAGTGCACAACCTTGCTGGAGAGGAGGAAACGGACCTGTTGGCATTGGGGAAGAAATTGGCCATTTTGAACGTTAAGAGACAAATTGCAAAGTTGCAAGAATTGCCAACGATGAAGAGTGCAGGGCCAGAAATAAACTTTTATGGGCTCATCTACAATGTGGACACAGGTTTGGTCGACAAGATTGAGTTGGACGATACAGTGGCAAACAAGCAAATATGA